One window of Bacteroides sp. AN502(2024) genomic DNA carries:
- a CDS encoding transposase yields the protein MAKIQKISEIHPTLGFTEFDILEKCRKSFHESELGRLHSVFPFDRMAKAAGLSEQRLGRRNIFSPSAKIALMVLKAYTGFSDRKLVEHLNGNIHYQMFCGIMIPPSLPITNFKIVSAIRNEIASRLDIDSFQEILASHWKPYLDNLHVCMTDATCYESHMRFPTDMKLLWESIEWLYSHICRHCRDLGIRRPRNKYRNVAESYLSYCKKRKRRASRTRMLKRRMIKLLEKLLSQRDGLHSEYGALLRYTQDYHKRLSIIRKVLVQEKEMFEGRKVSDRIISIDRHYVRPIVRGKETKSVEFGAKVNNIQIDGISFIEHLSFKAFNEGIRLKDCIRMQQKLMNVRVRCVAADSIYANNANRKFCTKYGISTSFVRKGRAGKDEPLRKVLRSELSKERATRLEGSFGTQKQHYSLARIKARNKKTEILWIFFGIHTANAILMIDKIRNRTGKAA from the coding sequence ATGGCTAAGATACAAAAAATTTCAGAAATCCACCCAACTTTGGGCTTTACAGAATTTGATATTCTGGAAAAATGCCGCAAGAGTTTTCATGAGAGTGAGCTTGGCAGGCTTCATTCGGTCTTTCCATTTGATCGTATGGCAAAAGCCGCAGGCCTGTCTGAACAACGTTTGGGCCGCAGGAACATATTCAGTCCTTCCGCAAAGATCGCCCTTATGGTCCTGAAGGCATACACCGGATTCTCCGACAGGAAACTGGTGGAACATCTGAACGGGAACATACACTACCAGATGTTCTGTGGAATCATGATCCCCCCGTCCCTTCCCATAACCAACTTCAAGATAGTCAGTGCCATCCGTAATGAGATAGCATCCCGCCTTGACATTGATTCCTTCCAGGAGATCCTGGCTTCACACTGGAAACCTTATCTTGATAACCTTCACGTCTGCATGACCGATGCCACATGCTATGAGAGCCACATGCGTTTTCCTACGGACATGAAACTCCTTTGGGAAAGCATCGAATGGCTCTACAGTCATATATGCCGGCATTGCAGGGATCTGGGCATAAGGCGTCCGCGCAACAAATACAGGAATGTGGCGGAATCCTATCTGTCCTACTGCAAGAAAAGAAAGAGGAGAGCTTCAAGGACAAGAATGCTTAAGCGCCGTATGATCAAGCTTCTTGAAAAGCTCCTCAGTCAAAGGGATGGGCTCCATAGCGAGTACGGTGCTTTACTCCGATATACGCAGGATTACCATAAGCGTCTTTCCATCATCAGAAAGGTGCTTGTACAGGAAAAGGAAATGTTTGAAGGGCGAAAAGTCAGTGACCGCATCATCAGCATCGACCGTCATTATGTACGTCCCATCGTCAGAGGCAAGGAAACCAAGTCCGTCGAGTTCGGTGCAAAGGTCAATAATATACAGATAGACGGCATATCGTTCATCGAACACCTCTCGTTCAAGGCTTTCAATGAGGGGATACGCTTGAAGGACTGTATCCGTATGCAGCAGAAGCTGATGAATGTAAGGGTAAGATGTGTGGCTGCCGATTCCATATATGCCAATAATGCCAACAGAAAGTTCTGTACTAAATATGGGATATCCACATCCTTTGTGCGCAAGGGAAGGGCGGGCAAAGATGAGCCTTTGAGGAAGGTGCTTAGAAGCGAACTCTCAAAAGAAAGGGCCACACGGCTTGAAGGAAGCTTCGGCACTCAAAAGCAACATTACTCGCTCGCAAGGATAAAGGCAAGGAACAAGAAGACGGAAATCCTGTGGATTTTCTTCGGAATACATACAGCAAATGCCATACTGATGATTGACAAGATCAGGAACAGAACGGGGAAAGCTGCATGA
- a CDS encoding glycoside hydrolase family 28 protein encodes MMRRTIHLLLMLLWVTEVTYANAVDFDKVFKESARIEKQIKRTYFPKRTFLITDFGVKADDEANPCHEAINRAILQCSLTGGGTVIVPKGTFYTGPITLKSNVNFHLEEGAVLKFSTDQSLYFPAVLTRWEGIDCYNAHPLIYAYGESNIAITGKGIIDGQGSMETWWPMCGAAKYGWKEGMVAQRNGGRERLLMYGETSTPVYKRLMKPEDGMRPQLLNLHSCHTILIEGVTLLNSPFWVIHPLFCESLIVSGVTVFNRGPNGDGCDPESCKNVLIENCTFDTGDDCIAIKSGRNEDGRKWNIPSENIIVRGCMMKNGHGGVVIGSEISGGYRNLFVENCWMDSPDLDRVIRIKTSTCRGGVIENVYVRNVTVGQCREAVLRINLQYENREKCKRGFDPIVRNVHLKNVTCEKSKLGVLIIGLEDDKHVYNISVEDSHFNNVAKGTNDIKGAKDVTFKNLYINGELVK; translated from the coding sequence ATGATGAGAAGAACTATTCATTTACTACTGATGTTGCTTTGGGTGACAGAGGTAACTTATGCGAACGCTGTTGATTTTGATAAAGTGTTTAAAGAGAGTGCCCGCATCGAAAAACAGATTAAACGGACCTATTTTCCGAAACGGACATTTCTTATAACGGATTTCGGAGTAAAAGCAGATGATGAGGCTAATCCTTGCCATGAAGCCATTAATCGGGCTATCCTACAGTGCAGCCTGACAGGAGGTGGTACGGTAATTGTACCCAAGGGAACTTTTTATACCGGACCTATCACTTTAAAGAGCAATGTGAATTTCCATCTCGAAGAGGGAGCCGTATTGAAATTCTCTACGGATCAAAGCCTTTATTTCCCTGCTGTTTTAACCCGTTGGGAAGGAATCGATTGCTATAATGCCCATCCCTTGATTTATGCTTATGGTGAAAGCAATATTGCCATCACCGGAAAAGGCATCATCGACGGACAAGGGAGCATGGAAACTTGGTGGCCGATGTGTGGAGCTGCGAAGTATGGTTGGAAAGAAGGTATGGTAGCCCAACGTAACGGAGGTCGTGAACGTCTGTTGATGTATGGTGAGACATCGACTCCTGTTTACAAACGTCTGATGAAGCCGGAAGATGGCATGCGTCCGCAGCTATTGAATTTACATTCCTGCCACACCATCTTGATTGAAGGGGTTACATTGTTGAATTCTCCGTTTTGGGTGATTCATCCTCTTTTCTGCGAGAGCTTGATTGTTAGCGGAGTGACTGTTTTCAATCGTGGACCTAACGGAGACGGATGTGATCCTGAATCTTGTAAGAATGTGTTGATAGAGAATTGTACATTTGATACGGGGGATGATTGCATTGCTATTAAATCTGGACGTAATGAAGATGGTCGTAAATGGAATATTCCCAGTGAAAACATTATCGTACGGGGTTGCATGATGAAGAACGGACACGGTGGGGTAGTGATCGGCAGCGAGATTTCCGGTGGATACCGTAACCTGTTTGTGGAGAACTGCTGGATGGATAGTCCCGACCTCGACCGTGTCATCCGTATTAAGACCAGCACTTGCCGTGGAGGAGTGATCGAAAATGTGTATGTGCGCAATGTGACGGTAGGTCAATGTCGGGAAGCAGTGCTCCGCATCAATCTGCAATATGAGAATCGGGAAAAATGCAAGAGAGGTTTTGACCCGATTGTCCGTAACGTGCATCTGAAGAACGTAACTTGTGAGAAGAGTAAATTGGGAGTACTTATTATCGGACTGGAGGATGATAAACACGTCTATAACATCAGTGTGGAGGATTCCCATTTCAATAATGTAGCCAAAGGAACAAATGATATTAAGGGGGCGAAAGATGTAACTTTCAAGAACCTTTATATCAATGGTGAATTGGTGAAATAG
- a CDS encoding DUF4450 domain-containing protein — protein sequence MNYFHLNLILKGKLSVCCLLLLSAMPLYAQREAKRIGDFKESISLNEHLRGTQRALQYRPDGDEFVCVNGKNRYTRALYGSHSPFRVETSDRPVFAFYNNGRGGNISFKVILRDGTALALDRTGHCESRYSAGKRTYYLTDPSWGKGELRISVLALADMDGAVWRFSPSNMPKGAILHWQHGGATGKRLSRNGDMGVDPADCFELPAEATDLVTGELPLQKEVYLVRGEVPEGYNARKLYRQAEEASLALTARLRIETPDPYLNTLGGALVAAADGIWDGQVWLHGAIGWRMPLSGWRAGYTGDALGWHDRARIHFDAYAASQVTDVPNTIPHPAQDSTMNLARSEKRWGTPQYSNGYICRNPRRNNQMHHYDMNLCYMDELLWHFNWTGDTAYVRKMWPVITRHLAWEKLNYDPDNDGLYDAYACIWASDALYYNSGAVTHSSAYNYRANKTAAFLASLIGEDPSPYQREAGQILKAMNKRLWMQRKGCWAEYQDFMGHRRLHESPGLWTIYHAIDSDVADPFQAYQATRYVDTEIPHIPVYADGLEKGYATIATTNWLPYSWSINNVAFAEVMHTALAYFQAGRPEEACRLMKSSFLDGMYLGNSPGNWGQVSFYDAARGECYRDFGDPIGVASRLLVQGLYGILPDVLNGKMVIRPGFPAGWSKASISLPDITYHFSRKDDTDIYRIEQRWGAPLALTLQVNAGRERIHSVKVNGKEVGWSFAEAASGYPVIVIPASSAKNATVEIVWGGNRLNPVLPEIQTEPLAEIRIPSVSGAVFGEIYDPQGVLMQPDVSGTSIRSKVNDLVGHHTFFVRMKQGEMEWWQPVNVQIAKSEKAPAILPFSQVNTSECRVMNMDSLFNANVTDIFRNEYLTPRSPYTTLQLPVQGIGEWCHPKLTADIDDTGLRALVRDEILTTKLGVPFRTLAQGSNIAFTSLWDNYPDSLSIPLSGRASHAYLMMAGSTNHMQCRIANGIVRVYYTDGTSDVLELVNPDNWCPIEQDFYVDGLAFNVVSPRPYRIHLKTGLVSNDLGKELGIKGVYGRSIEGGAGILLDIPLNPSKELSHLTLETLSNDVVIGLMGVTLQ from the coding sequence ATGAATTATTTTCATCTGAATCTTATTTTGAAAGGAAAGCTGTCTGTCTGTTGCCTCTTGCTGTTGTCAGCGATGCCGTTATATGCTCAAAGAGAGGCCAAACGGATCGGTGACTTCAAGGAATCCATCTCCTTGAACGAACATCTGCGAGGTACCCAAAGGGCATTGCAATATCGTCCCGATGGGGATGAATTTGTTTGTGTCAATGGTAAGAATCGGTACACCCGTGCTTTGTACGGTAGTCACTCTCCCTTTCGGGTAGAGACAAGTGACCGACCGGTTTTTGCTTTTTATAATAACGGGCGCGGAGGAAATATAAGTTTTAAAGTGATTCTTCGTGACGGAACAGCATTGGCACTTGACCGCACCGGGCATTGTGAATCCCGTTATTCGGCAGGAAAACGTACCTATTATCTGACAGACCCTTCTTGGGGAAAAGGAGAACTGCGTATTTCTGTTCTGGCATTGGCCGATATGGATGGGGCGGTCTGGCGTTTTTCTCCTTCGAATATGCCGAAAGGAGCCATACTTCATTGGCAGCACGGGGGGGCTACCGGAAAACGTTTGAGTCGCAATGGAGATATGGGGGTCGATCCGGCTGATTGTTTCGAACTTCCTGCCGAAGCGACTGACCTTGTCACGGGTGAACTTCCTTTGCAGAAAGAGGTATACTTAGTACGCGGGGAGGTCCCCGAAGGTTATAATGCCCGTAAACTCTATCGACAGGCGGAGGAGGCTTCTCTGGCATTGACTGCTCGTTTGCGGATAGAAACACCGGACCCTTATTTGAATACTTTGGGAGGTGCATTGGTGGCGGCTGCCGATGGAATTTGGGACGGACAGGTTTGGTTGCACGGTGCTATCGGCTGGCGTATGCCGTTGAGTGGCTGGAGGGCCGGATATACCGGTGATGCCTTGGGATGGCATGACCGGGCACGGATTCATTTTGATGCTTATGCCGCCAGTCAGGTGACGGATGTCCCGAATACAATACCTCATCCGGCACAGGATTCCACCATGAATCTGGCGCGTTCGGAGAAACGTTGGGGAACTCCTCAATATAGCAACGGGTATATTTGCCGGAATCCCAGACGTAACAACCAGATGCACCACTATGACATGAACCTTTGTTACATGGATGAATTGTTATGGCACTTCAACTGGACGGGAGATACTGCGTATGTCCGCAAAATGTGGCCTGTGATTACCCGCCATCTGGCTTGGGAAAAATTAAATTATGATCCGGACAATGATGGTTTATATGATGCATACGCCTGTATTTGGGCAAGTGATGCGCTTTACTACAACAGTGGCGCAGTCACCCATTCGTCGGCTTATAACTACCGTGCCAATAAAACGGCTGCTTTTCTTGCTTCTTTGATAGGCGAAGACCCTTCACCTTATCAGCGTGAAGCCGGGCAAATATTGAAAGCAATGAATAAGCGCCTTTGGATGCAGCGTAAAGGTTGTTGGGCGGAATATCAGGATTTCATGGGGCATCGCCGGCTTCATGAAAGTCCGGGATTATGGACCATATACCATGCGATCGATAGCGATGTTGCCGATCCTTTTCAGGCTTATCAGGCTACACGATATGTCGATACGGAAATACCGCATATTCCCGTATATGCCGATGGGTTGGAGAAGGGATATGCAACGATTGCCACTACCAATTGGTTACCTTATTCCTGGAGTATCAATAATGTGGCTTTTGCAGAGGTGATGCATACGGCTTTGGCCTATTTCCAGGCGGGACGTCCGGAGGAAGCATGTCGGTTGATGAAAAGTTCGTTCCTGGATGGTATGTACTTAGGCAACAGTCCCGGCAATTGGGGACAGGTCAGCTTTTACGATGCTGCCCGTGGAGAGTGTTATCGTGACTTTGGAGATCCGATAGGGGTAGCTTCCCGATTGCTGGTACAAGGATTATATGGCATTTTGCCGGATGTATTGAACGGGAAGATGGTGATTCGTCCGGGATTTCCCGCAGGATGGTCAAAAGCTTCTATCTCTTTGCCTGACATAACCTATCACTTTAGCAGGAAGGATGATACGGATATTTACCGGATAGAGCAACGTTGGGGGGCGCCTTTGGCATTGACATTACAAGTGAATGCCGGAAGAGAAAGAATTCATTCTGTGAAAGTAAATGGGAAAGAGGTTGGCTGGAGTTTTGCGGAAGCAGCTTCCGGTTATCCGGTGATTGTTATTCCCGCTTCTTCTGCAAAGAATGCAACGGTCGAAATTGTGTGGGGAGGAAACAGACTGAATCCGGTTCTGCCTGAAATACAGACGGAGCCTTTGGCGGAGATCCGTATCCCATCGGTTTCAGGGGCGGTATTCGGTGAAATATATGATCCGCAGGGAGTGCTGATGCAACCCGATGTCAGTGGTACGTCCATCAGAAGTAAAGTCAATGATCTTGTAGGGCATCATACCTTCTTTGTCCGCATGAAACAAGGAGAGATGGAATGGTGGCAACCGGTGAACGTACAAATCGCAAAATCGGAAAAAGCACCGGCCATTCTTCCTTTCTCACAGGTGAATACGTCAGAGTGTCGGGTGATGAATATGGATTCTTTGTTCAATGCGAATGTGACCGACATTTTCCGGAACGAGTATCTGACACCCCGTTCGCCTTATACCACCTTGCAACTTCCTGTTCAGGGTATCGGTGAGTGGTGTCATCCCAAATTGACAGCCGATATTGATGATACGGGTTTGCGCGCATTGGTACGTGATGAGATACTGACCACCAAACTGGGTGTGCCATTCCGAACATTGGCTCAAGGAAGCAACATTGCTTTTACTTCGTTGTGGGATAATTACCCGGACAGTTTGAGTATTCCGCTTTCCGGTCGGGCTTCTCATGCCTATTTGATGATGGCGGGTAGTACCAACCACATGCAGTGCCGCATTGCTAATGGTATAGTTCGTGTATACTATACAGATGGAACTTCGGATGTATTGGAATTAGTGAATCCGGACAACTGGTGTCCTATTGAGCAGGATTTCTATGTGGATGGGCTGGCATTCAACGTGGTTTCTCCCCGTCCTTATCGCATCCATTTGAAGACGGGTCTGGTGAGCAATGACTTGGGAAAGGAGTTAGGCATCAAGGGTGTTTACGGACGTTCCATCGAGGGAGGAGCGGGCATACTTTTGGACATTCCTCTGAATCCTTCTAAAGAATTGAGCCATCTGACGTTGGAAACACTCTCAAACGATGTTGTTATCGGCCTGATGGGAGTTACATTGCAATAA
- a CDS encoding RagB/SusD family nutrient uptake outer membrane protein, translating into MMKMKKILLNAAFILAVTLLGGCDDFFNPDTDVTLDNEDYISEESEMYSGYIGIMTKMQAIGDKVIYLNELRGEMVVPTATAPTELYNLYNYDDDLSGNSYADPSGFYEVINACNDYLRKLKTYEEKNAINESHYKALVSSTLRVKAWMFMTIAKIYGEVAWVDKPMTSLRDLSQFDILNLDETMVACKNLLDIGYDNIDGTYETAWKEWVDPDTELKDSEYRRWDMMTPPYYALYAEICLWLGRYQQCIDVILNKMNSIYQNSKNQSIAFLRNDMLFSHYTNFFNNETPYDYESASAIMYDYQNRQTNSLLKHFDSDYPNKYWLAPAEVAVERFRNNEFGPLGNKDKDFRMNYTVSEYNGKWVISKFRPISKPVRTAYRDDVFVYIYRGADLYFMLAEAFNQLGRRSVVDALINVGVNAYSSEFDIDEDGTYSGNWYGITPHWTNSSTVYNKADGTTEIANRKYGDRGIRGVEVSYSNIGSRIFTSDKRNNDEEILKEMMLEMACEGKVYPAMIRMAKRYNDNSFMAKYISEKYETTGNAEAIRSKIMSGDYFIKWDLK; encoded by the coding sequence ATGATGAAGATGAAAAAGATATTATTGAATGCCGCTTTCATTCTGGCGGTTACCTTATTGGGGGGATGCGATGACTTCTTCAATCCGGATACGGATGTTACACTGGATAATGAGGATTATATATCAGAAGAAAGTGAGATGTACTCCGGTTACATTGGTATCATGACCAAAATGCAAGCCATTGGAGACAAAGTGATCTATCTGAATGAACTCCGGGGAGAAATGGTGGTGCCGACTGCAACGGCACCCACTGAACTCTATAACTTGTACAATTACGATGATGACTTAAGTGGTAATTCATATGCAGATCCTTCTGGATTTTACGAGGTAATAAACGCCTGTAACGATTATCTTCGGAAATTGAAAACATACGAAGAGAAGAACGCTATTAATGAAAGCCACTATAAGGCATTGGTCAGCAGCACGCTGCGCGTCAAGGCATGGATGTTTATGACGATAGCTAAAATCTACGGAGAAGTAGCATGGGTGGATAAGCCAATGACTTCATTGAGAGATTTGTCGCAGTTTGACATATTGAATCTTGACGAAACGATGGTAGCCTGCAAGAATCTGCTAGATATTGGTTATGACAACATTGATGGAACGTATGAAACAGCATGGAAAGAGTGGGTAGATCCGGATACGGAACTGAAAGACAGTGAATATCGGCGTTGGGATATGATGACTCCTCCTTACTATGCTTTATATGCGGAGATTTGTTTGTGGTTAGGTAGATACCAACAATGTATCGATGTGATACTTAATAAAATGAACAGTATCTATCAAAATTCTAAAAATCAATCTATCGCTTTCTTACGCAATGATATGTTGTTCAGTCATTATACCAATTTCTTTAATAATGAGACTCCGTATGATTATGAATCGGCGTCAGCAATTATGTATGACTATCAAAACAGGCAGACGAACAGTCTGTTGAAGCATTTCGATTCTGATTATCCGAATAAATATTGGTTGGCACCGGCAGAGGTTGCTGTAGAACGTTTCAGAAATAATGAATTCGGTCCGCTGGGCAATAAGGATAAAGATTTCAGAATGAACTACACAGTATCTGAATACAATGGTAAATGGGTGATCAGTAAATTCCGTCCAATTTCCAAACCTGTACGTACCGCTTATCGTGATGATGTATTCGTCTATATTTACCGCGGTGCAGATCTTTATTTTATGTTGGCTGAAGCTTTCAATCAATTAGGCAGAAGATCTGTAGTAGATGCATTGATTAATGTTGGGGTCAATGCCTACTCTAGTGAGTTTGATATCGATGAGGACGGTACTTATTCCGGCAATTGGTATGGTATAACTCCTCATTGGACGAATAGCAGTACTGTATATAATAAGGCAGACGGGACAACAGAAATTGCTAATCGTAAATATGGTGACAGAGGGATTCGTGGAGTAGAAGTAAGCTATAGTAACATCGGATCACGTATCTTTACTTCCGATAAGCGAAACAATGACGAAGAGATCCTGAAAGAGATGATGCTTGAAATGGCCTGTGAAGGAAAAGTGTATCCGGCTATGATTCGTATGGCAAAACGTTACAACGATAATAGTTTCATGGCGAAGTATATTTCGGAAAAATACGAAACTACCGGCAATGCTGAAGCCATTCGTTCCAAGATAATGAGTGGAGACTATTTCATCAAATGGGATTTAAAATAA
- a CDS encoding SusC/RagA family TonB-linked outer membrane protein, which yields MKKIQVLFFTLLVCLFAVNLYAQEQGKISGKVLSTLNIPVEGAVVSVTGSEDVTTDKNGVFQIACKNPRKATISVWAVGYYTVLQAVDNRKEMTIIMIPESEYKYNETTVLPFRIETNGVTTSAENITKKDFVPAGMKIDRALAGQIAGLQVTRGSGMPGEGSFINLRGTRSFVGNNAPLVVINGIPYIPDVNDSPLINGLSRNIFQAYNLNDIQNITVLKGAEAALYGSMGANGVILIETDGATSENMNTEISYYGQFGVNWNNKRMPLLNGIDYRSYLSDMGMSYFGNMDDFFTEFPFMSDPTNSRYANYYNNNTNWQDEIYRNGFVTENLFRVEGGDAIAKYDLSLGYSKENGILKSTQQNRYHTQLNGNFLVSKNFEVYATVGLAYINGNYQEQGMNMRTNPLLAAYAQSPLLAPYQKADNGEFTPIYSDYYYGISKNMDFAVSNPLAIVNNLDANSRQYDVNIKAGFNYKIFPGFSLNGVFGLYYNYNKEHVFVPGRTDFTIVPTTDAFGTEENTIREGVNETVNYFYNLNARYNRQFNSRHALNAMAGVQVLTTLQEYDGAYARNTTNDFYQVLGSADAIGRYFNGYQNKWNWANIYGHVDYTYNNVLNAALNMSIDGSSANGRYTNYFRVYPSGGITWMAKNMPFFIDKDWLTRLDLRAEYSLTGNSRFSSNYGKSYYSSLPYMAVSGIMRTQIPNTHLKPEITSQMNLSLDASFLRNRISLGVDYYRGRSKDVIMNIGKSAVYGTSAYYANVGKIDNNGVELSLQASLIRLRDFEWIVGGNISFMESKIKSLGGNNQETIQYNDGSMVVSRVGGNPYEFYGLQANGVYSTQAEASEAALINSSNQAYSAGDVRYVDQNNDGRIDSKDYVSLGSATPDYFGGFYTHIRYKHFALTAEFSYSKGNEAYNAVRRTLESASSFSNQSVAVANRWNVEGQVTDIPRASYGDAIGNNNFSSRWIEDASFLRMKSITLSYNFDKPVWNFFRSGTIYVTGENLLTATKYLGMDPEFAYSSGSNATQGFDYAKVMQPKSVKLGINLKF from the coding sequence ATGAAAAAGATACAAGTTTTATTTTTCACCCTGTTAGTTTGCCTGTTCGCTGTCAATCTGTATGCGCAGGAACAAGGTAAAATAAGCGGGAAAGTATTATCCACCCTTAATATTCCGGTTGAGGGTGCGGTGGTGTCTGTCACCGGAAGCGAAGATGTCACTACGGATAAGAACGGAGTATTTCAAATAGCATGCAAGAATCCGCGGAAAGCCACTATCTCTGTTTGGGCTGTCGGATATTATACGGTGCTTCAAGCAGTGGATAACCGTAAGGAGATGACAATCATTATGATTCCTGAATCGGAATACAAATATAATGAAACAACCGTATTGCCTTTCCGTATTGAAACGAACGGAGTAACTACTTCTGCGGAGAATATTACTAAAAAAGATTTCGTACCTGCCGGTATGAAGATAGATCGTGCGTTGGCGGGACAGATTGCCGGCTTGCAAGTGACCCGTGGCAGCGGTATGCCGGGAGAGGGAAGCTTCATTAATCTTCGTGGAACACGTTCTTTCGTGGGTAATAATGCTCCATTGGTAGTTATTAACGGTATTCCTTATATACCGGACGTCAATGATTCACCATTGATTAATGGATTGAGCCGTAATATCTTTCAGGCTTACAACCTCAATGATATTCAAAATATCACCGTATTGAAAGGTGCGGAAGCGGCTTTATATGGTTCTATGGGTGCTAACGGTGTCATTCTGATTGAAACGGATGGTGCCACATCGGAGAACATGAACACGGAAATCAGTTATTACGGTCAGTTTGGTGTCAACTGGAACAACAAACGCATGCCCTTGCTGAATGGGATAGATTATCGCTCTTACCTGTCGGACATGGGAATGAGTTATTTCGGAAACATGGATGACTTCTTTACCGAATTCCCTTTCATGAGTGACCCCACCAACAGCAGATACGCCAACTACTACAATAACAATACGAATTGGCAAGATGAGATTTACCGGAACGGATTTGTGACGGAAAATCTGTTCCGGGTAGAAGGTGGTGATGCTATCGCCAAATACGACTTGTCTTTGGGCTACTCTAAAGAGAACGGTATACTGAAAAGTACGCAACAGAACCGCTATCATACACAGTTGAACGGAAACTTCTTGGTCAGCAAAAATTTTGAGGTCTATGCTACTGTCGGATTGGCATATATCAACGGTAATTATCAAGAACAAGGGATGAATATGCGTACCAACCCCTTGCTCGCCGCTTATGCACAGTCTCCACTGCTTGCTCCCTATCAAAAAGCTGATAATGGAGAATTTACTCCGATTTATTCCGACTACTATTATGGCATTAGCAAAAACATGGACTTTGCTGTCAGCAACCCGTTAGCTATTGTCAATAATCTGGATGCGAATAGTCGCCAATATGACGTAAATATTAAAGCAGGTTTCAATTATAAAATATTCCCGGGCTTTTCTCTCAACGGTGTTTTCGGACTTTACTACAATTATAACAAGGAGCATGTTTTTGTTCCGGGTAGAACGGATTTTACCATCGTTCCTACTACAGACGCATTCGGTACAGAAGAAAATACCATCCGGGAAGGTGTGAACGAAACGGTCAATTATTTCTATAATTTAAACGCGCGCTACAACAGACAATTCAATAGCCGCCATGCGTTGAATGCGATGGCGGGAGTGCAAGTGTTGACTACCTTGCAGGAATACGATGGGGCGTACGCGCGCAACACAACCAATGACTTCTATCAAGTATTGGGGTCGGCTGATGCGATCGGTCGTTATTTCAACGGTTATCAGAATAAATGGAACTGGGCAAATATTTATGGTCACGTAGACTATACTTATAATAATGTCTTGAATGCCGCATTGAATATGTCTATTGACGGTTCTTCCGCCAACGGAAGATATACCAACTATTTCCGAGTATATCCGTCCGGTGGAATTACATGGATGGCGAAGAATATGCCTTTCTTTATAGACAAGGATTGGCTCACCCGTCTGGATTTGCGTGCAGAATACAGCTTGACGGGAAACAGCCGCTTCTCTTCCAATTATGGGAAATCTTATTATAGCAGTTTACCGTATATGGCTGTATCAGGTATTATGCGTACTCAAATTCCAAACACACATTTGAAACCGGAGATAACCTCGCAGATGAATTTAAGTTTGGATGCCTCTTTCTTGAGAAACCGCATCAGTCTGGGGGTAGATTATTATCGTGGCAGAAGCAAAGATGTAATTATGAACATTGGAAAATCTGCTGTTTACGGAACATCCGCTTACTATGCAAACGTCGGAAAAATCGATAACAACGGAGTGGAACTTTCATTGCAAGCTTCCCTGATCCGGTTGCGCGACTTTGAGTGGATTGTAGGAGGTAATATTTCTTTCATGGAAAGTAAGATTAAATCATTGGGCGGAAACAATCAGGAAACAATCCAATATAATGATGGCTCGATGGTCGTAAGCCGCGTAGGTGGAAATCCATACGAATTCTACGGATTGCAAGCAAACGGTGTTTACTCTACTCAAGCGGAAGCGAGTGAGGCTGCGTTGATCAACAGCAGCAATCAGGCATACAGTGCCGGTGACGTACGTTATGTAGACCAGAATAACGACGGACGCATCGATTCTAAAGATTATGTATCATTAGGTAGTGCCACTCCTGATTACTTTGGAGGATTCTATACCCATATTCGCTACAAACATTTCGCACTGACGGCTGAATTTTCTTATTCAAAAGGGAATGAAGCATACAATGCAGTAAGAAGGACGCTAGAATCAGCTTCTTCTTTCTCTAACCAAAGTGTAGCTGTGGCCAACCGTTGGAATGTAGAAGGACAGGTTACCGATATTCCACGTGCTAGCTATGGAGATGCTATCGGTAATAACAACTTCTCTTCCCGTTGGATTGAAGATGCTTCTTTCCTGCGTATGAAGAGTATTACGTTAAGCTATAATTTCGACAAACCGGTTTGGAATTTCTTCCGTTCAGGAACCATTTACGTGACAGGGGAAAACCTGCTGACCGCTACCAAATATTTGGGTATGGATCCGGAATTCGCTTATTCATCCGGCAGCAATGCTACACAAGGATTTGATTATGCGAAAGTGATGCAACCGAAATCTGTCAAACTGGGTATTAACTTGAAATTCTAA